Proteins co-encoded in one Blastocatellia bacterium genomic window:
- a CDS encoding cation:proton antiporter, with amino-acid sequence MKRWLVLILLLSLTSVAFGQEGPSNAEHHQVVARVLLSLILILLGAKLGGEIFERLRQPAVLGELIVGMLLGNLSLLGFHGLDFLKNEEILAILAELGVILLLFEVGLESDIAEMKAVGLSAFSVAVVGVITPFLLGWGVSSWLLPGAHRLVHVYVGAVLCATSVGITARVLRDLGKLATSEARIILGAAVIDDVLGLLVLAIVSGMIRAANRGATELPIGSLLWIVAKSVGFLFGAIWIGQRLSPRLFHLASKLRVHGMLLVTSLSFCFLMAYVASAIGLATIVGAFAAGLLLDRVHYRDFLDRGEHGLEEALRPLTTVFVPVFFVLMGIRVDLSSFGRTDILGFAALVTLAAILGKQACGLAVWERGVNRLAIGLGMIPRGEVGLIVASIGMTLTVQGERIVTPPIFSAIVIMVMVTTLLTPPLLKWAITRADALTTAIESAPSESSARS; translated from the coding sequence ATGAAGAGGTGGCTCGTTCTCATTCTTCTGCTTTCGCTCACCAGTGTGGCCTTCGGCCAGGAAGGGCCCTCGAACGCAGAGCATCACCAGGTGGTCGCGCGCGTGCTCCTCTCATTGATCTTGATCTTGCTCGGGGCGAAACTCGGGGGCGAGATCTTCGAACGCCTCCGCCAACCAGCAGTTCTTGGGGAGTTGATCGTGGGCATGCTCCTGGGGAATCTCTCGCTTCTGGGCTTTCACGGGCTCGATTTCCTAAAGAACGAGGAGATCCTGGCGATTCTCGCCGAATTGGGGGTCATCCTGTTGCTCTTCGAGGTCGGATTGGAATCGGACATCGCGGAGATGAAAGCCGTAGGGCTCTCAGCATTCTCAGTGGCGGTCGTGGGAGTCATCACGCCCTTTCTCCTCGGATGGGGCGTTTCGTCCTGGCTCCTGCCAGGAGCGCACCGGCTCGTGCATGTCTACGTGGGCGCTGTGCTCTGCGCGACGAGCGTAGGGATCACGGCCCGCGTGCTCCGAGATCTGGGAAAGCTGGCGACGTCGGAGGCGCGCATCATCCTCGGAGCGGCGGTGATTGATGACGTCTTAGGGCTCCTTGTGCTCGCCATCGTCAGCGGGATGATTCGCGCGGCCAATCGGGGAGCGACGGAGCTGCCGATTGGGAGTCTCCTGTGGATCGTCGCGAAATCCGTGGGCTTCCTCTTCGGCGCTATCTGGATCGGCCAACGCCTCTCTCCGAGACTCTTTCACCTGGCCTCGAAGCTGCGCGTGCATGGGATGCTTTTGGTGACGAGCCTCTCCTTCTGCTTCCTGATGGCCTATGTGGCCAGCGCCATCGGTCTGGCGACGATTGTCGGCGCATTCGCGGCTGGTTTGTTGCTCGATCGGGTGCACTACCGCGATTTCCTGGATCGGGGAGAGCATGGGTTGGAAGAGGCCTTGCGTCCTCTCACAACGGTCTTCGTCCCCGTCTTCTTTGTGCTCATGGGGATCCGCGTGGACCTCTCCAGCTTCGGACGCACGGACATCCTTGGTTTCGCAGCGCTGGTGACCTTGGCGGCGATCCTCGGTAAGCAAGCTTGCGGATTGGCCGTGTGGGAGCGTGGGGTGAATCGGCTGGCCATCGGGCTGGGGATGATCCCTCGCGGCGAAGTCGGCTTGATCGTCGCGAGCATCGGCATGACGCTCACCGTGCAAGGGGAGCGGATCGTGACCCCCCCGATCTTCTCCGCGATCGTCATTATGGTGATGGTGACGACGCTGTTGACCCCACCTCTGTTGAAATGGGCCATCACACGCGCAGATGCTTTGACCACGGCCATCGAGAGCGCGCCCTCGGAATCGTCTGCTCGCTCGTGA
- a CDS encoding zinc ribbon domain-containing protein: protein MPIYEYVCERCGAHLEVLQKMTDKPLRRCKSCGGRLEKIISQTSFILKGSGWYVTDYARKERREKESKSSEGDGKASKSEE from the coding sequence ATGCCAATCTACGAGTACGTTTGTGAGAGATGCGGCGCACACCTGGAAGTCCTTCAGAAGATGACGGACAAGCCGCTCAGGCGCTGCAAGAGCTGCGGAGGACGCTTGGAGAAGATCATCTCGCAGACCAGCTTCATCCTGAAGGGATCGGGATGGTACGTGACTGATTACGCGCGCAAGGAGCGTCGGGAGAAGGAGAGCAAGTCCTCCGAAGGAGATGGGAAGGCATCCAAGTCCGAGGAGTGA
- a CDS encoding VWA domain-containing protein gives MTRGTAMPQVRAKVQCAPDALKGSRSRWLIGGSVLLLMLESVWGSPQAGRRETMERIGASVILNVIVEPRSGQKEVQLTRDKLELYDAGIEQQIEAVQPDYSAARIALLLDVSDSLRAELGQLLQVVKAFAANLYEGDQMMLIAYGEDPEVLEEFTGDRGKLEQAGLRLKRTGSTKVRLWDALQATLDDALRLQVGYSKRIIVLVSDGFDRESQMRPEVVLANLARENVLVYVLQAEDRTRGATRRRTLKPEEAVARLVQGTGGKAYPLKDAERAAREILEELSERWYQVIYKPQGVNPLNRRRILLLANDPMLILRTKAEHPGEKN, from the coding sequence TTGACGCGAGGAACGGCGATGCCTCAGGTCCGCGCCAAAGTTCAGTGCGCGCCCGACGCCCTGAAGGGCAGTAGGAGTCGGTGGCTGATCGGCGGGAGTGTGCTCCTGCTCATGTTGGAATCGGTCTGGGGTAGTCCGCAAGCGGGACGTCGCGAGACGATGGAGCGGATAGGAGCCTCCGTTATCCTCAACGTGATCGTAGAACCCCGAAGCGGACAGAAGGAAGTCCAACTCACTCGTGACAAGCTCGAGCTGTACGATGCGGGAATCGAACAGCAGATCGAAGCTGTGCAGCCGGATTATTCAGCGGCGCGTATCGCGCTGCTTCTGGATGTGAGCGATTCGCTGCGCGCCGAGCTGGGACAACTGCTGCAGGTTGTGAAAGCGTTCGCGGCGAACCTCTACGAGGGCGATCAGATGATGCTCATCGCGTATGGCGAAGACCCCGAGGTCCTCGAAGAGTTCACGGGAGATCGCGGGAAGCTCGAACAAGCGGGATTGCGGCTGAAACGCACCGGCTCGACGAAGGTGCGCCTCTGGGATGCTCTGCAAGCGACGCTCGATGATGCCCTGCGCCTACAGGTGGGATACTCCAAGCGCATCATCGTGCTCGTCTCCGATGGCTTCGATCGGGAGAGTCAGATGCGCCCGGAGGTCGTGTTGGCCAACTTGGCGCGCGAGAACGTCCTCGTCTACGTCCTGCAAGCTGAAGATCGAACCCGCGGAGCGACGCGCCGACGGACGCTCAAACCGGAAGAGGCGGTCGCGCGACTTGTGCAAGGGACCGGCGGCAAGGCGTATCCACTCAAAGACGCCGAGCGCGCCGCTCGAGAGATCCTGGAGGAGTTGAGCGAGCGATGGTATCAGGTGATTTACAAACCGCAAGGTGTGAATCCGCTCAATCGGCGTCGCATTCTCCTTCTGGCGAACGATCCGATGCTCATCCTGAGGACAAAGGCCGAACATCCCGGGGAGAAGAATTGA
- a CDS encoding rod shape-determining protein: MSRGLWRRMRHWFVHELAVDLGTANTLIYGRGRGLLVREPSVVAVNKYTGALVAAGRDALMMLGREPRDVVVQYPMRDGTVADDHLATLMLGAFLKRAGAQGFGQRIHVLVGVPSSATDVERMAVREIVHRAGADRIQLIEEGLAVALGIELPLWDGHAHMIVDIGGGTTGVSVVSAHGLIVARALRIAGNEMTEAILDYVQQERGLLIGRHVAEEAKLACASALPFVVGGRKRLLGKSVVTGELEEIEVTAEEIARAIERPIRMIVNAVRTVIEAVPPEVAADIQRFGIVLTGGGSLIRHLDDRLREELDLPISRAERPLEAVILGMAKLLERPELWEQFRVDSPSPAWEETILPEDARPSSLIPISTRTQERPRRRHALRG; the protein is encoded by the coding sequence ATGAGCAGAGGTCTTTGGCGTCGCATGCGACACTGGTTCGTTCACGAGCTAGCCGTGGATCTGGGCACGGCCAATACGCTGATCTACGGTCGCGGGCGCGGTCTCCTAGTGCGCGAACCGTCAGTCGTCGCCGTCAACAAGTACACGGGCGCGCTCGTGGCCGCCGGACGCGACGCGTTGATGATGCTCGGGCGCGAGCCGCGCGACGTCGTCGTGCAATATCCGATGCGCGACGGCACGGTCGCCGACGATCATCTCGCGACTCTGATGCTCGGAGCCTTTTTGAAGCGCGCTGGCGCGCAGGGCTTCGGACAGCGGATCCACGTTCTCGTGGGCGTTCCCAGTTCGGCGACCGATGTCGAACGGATGGCTGTGCGAGAGATCGTTCACCGAGCGGGTGCCGATCGCATCCAGCTCATCGAGGAAGGATTGGCCGTGGCCTTGGGCATCGAACTCCCCTTGTGGGATGGACACGCGCATATGATCGTAGACATCGGCGGCGGGACGACAGGGGTGAGCGTCGTCTCCGCTCATGGGCTGATCGTCGCGCGCGCTTTACGAATCGCTGGAAACGAGATGACCGAGGCGATCTTGGACTACGTGCAGCAGGAGCGCGGACTGCTCATCGGGCGACACGTGGCGGAAGAGGCTAAGCTCGCGTGTGCCTCGGCGCTTCCCTTCGTCGTTGGAGGGCGAAAGCGCCTGTTGGGGAAATCGGTGGTCACGGGCGAACTGGAGGAGATCGAGGTGACGGCTGAGGAAATCGCGCGCGCCATCGAGCGCCCAATCCGGATGATCGTCAACGCGGTGCGCACGGTCATCGAAGCTGTTCCTCCGGAGGTCGCCGCTGATATTCAGCGCTTTGGAATCGTCTTGACGGGAGGCGGGTCGCTCATCCGGCACTTGGATGACCGCCTGCGCGAGGAGCTGGATCTTCCGATCTCCCGCGCGGAACGACCGCTGGAGGCCGTGATCCTGGGTATGGCGAAGCTCCTCGAACGTCCGGAGCTGTGGGAGCAATTTCGCGTCGACTCTCCTTCGCCCGCGTGGGAGGAGACGATCCTCCCAGAAGACGCGCGCCCCTCTTCGCTGATTCCGATCTCCACGCGGACACAAGAACGTCCACGCCGTCGGCATGCGCTGCGAGGATGA
- a CDS encoding redoxin domain-containing protein: MSGRRLLALFIIGTALGLLIAFLVLLRHSLERERALGPGRTFPSITVRALNRSFELQRVPSGRKTLLVLFRPDCPQCENELGRLERVCVEIPVEKLDCVALSFGSEEQTYAWQRTRAFRRMMIAVSADPAFAERHRDWLMAVPLVFLITERGVIHDRRAGERSQEYTLARVREFVR, translated from the coding sequence ATGAGCGGACGACGACTCCTAGCGCTGTTCATCATCGGGACGGCTTTGGGACTCCTCATCGCGTTCCTCGTTCTCCTGCGCCATTCCCTCGAGCGAGAGCGCGCTCTCGGTCCAGGCCGGACGTTCCCCTCGATCACCGTGCGCGCGCTCAATCGGTCGTTCGAGCTGCAGCGCGTGCCCTCGGGGCGGAAGACGCTCCTCGTCCTCTTTCGACCCGATTGCCCGCAATGCGAGAACGAGTTGGGACGGTTGGAGCGCGTGTGCGTGGAGATCCCTGTGGAGAAGCTCGATTGCGTGGCCCTCTCCTTCGGTTCGGAAGAACAGACCTATGCGTGGCAGCGCACGCGGGCCTTTCGTCGCATGATGATCGCCGTGAGCGCAGATCCGGCATTCGCTGAGCGGCATCGGGATTGGCTCATGGCCGTTCCGCTCGTGTTCCTCATCACCGAGCGGGGGGTGATTCACGATCGGCGCGCGGGAGAGCGAAGTCAGGAGTATACGCTCGCGCGCGTTCGCGAATTCGTGCGATGA
- a CDS encoding mechanosensitive ion channel family protein, protein MNVIEPFWERLISIELWLRVIVKLMEIALILVLARLALLLGRKILARILRPVEGRMITSEAAERRARTLLMMLQSLLKYVIVVAAFLIILGRLGVSTGSLLTGGAIAGLAVTFGAQNLIRDFFTGIALLIEDAFTIGDRVTIAGVTGEVVEMGMRMVKLRDEDGTMHLVPYGVIQTVSNRSRALATQAPRDRAPIETAPAASDESPFEEIAGR, encoded by the coding sequence ATGAACGTGATCGAGCCTTTCTGGGAGCGTCTCATCTCCATCGAGTTGTGGCTTCGCGTGATCGTCAAGCTCATGGAGATCGCCCTGATCCTGGTCTTGGCGCGACTCGCCTTGCTGCTTGGCCGAAAGATCCTGGCGCGTATCCTGCGACCGGTGGAAGGGCGGATGATCACGAGCGAGGCCGCGGAGCGTCGCGCGCGCACGCTCCTGATGATGTTGCAGAGCTTGCTGAAGTACGTCATTGTGGTCGCGGCGTTCCTCATCATCCTGGGGCGGTTGGGGGTCTCCACCGGATCCTTGCTCACGGGAGGGGCGATCGCCGGGCTAGCCGTGACCTTCGGCGCGCAGAATCTGATTCGCGATTTCTTCACGGGCATCGCCCTCCTCATTGAGGATGCGTTCACCATCGGCGATCGCGTCACCATTGCGGGCGTCACCGGCGAAGTGGTCGAGATGGGGATGCGCATGGTGAAGTTGCGCGACGAGGATGGTACGATGCATTTGGTCCCCTACGGGGTGATCCAAACGGTGAGCAACCGAAGCCGTGCGCTCGCGACTCAGGCACCGCGCGACCGCGCGCCGATCGAGACGGCACCAGCCGCGAGCGACGAGTCGCCTTTTGAAGAGATCGCCGGGCGATGA
- a CDS encoding thymidine kinase yields the protein MNIVRGDVGWIEVISGGMFSGKSEELIRRLRRAQIARQKVQVFKPRVDARYSEHEIVSHSQWRLEAEVVNSAREILERVHADTEVVGIDEGQFFDLELVDVCNELANRGKRVIVAGLDQDYRGQPFEPMPQLMAIAEYVTKTLAICVRCGNPANYSQRLVPSDERVLVGAAGVYEPRCRKCFVPGIAPAEARSER from the coding sequence ATGAACATCGTCCGAGGCGATGTGGGATGGATCGAAGTGATCAGCGGGGGGATGTTCAGTGGGAAGAGCGAGGAGCTGATCCGCCGACTGCGGCGCGCGCAGATCGCGCGGCAGAAGGTTCAGGTTTTCAAGCCTCGCGTGGATGCCCGGTATAGCGAGCATGAGATCGTCTCCCACAGTCAATGGAGGTTGGAGGCGGAGGTCGTCAATTCCGCCCGCGAGATCCTCGAACGCGTGCATGCGGATACGGAGGTCGTCGGCATTGACGAGGGACAGTTCTTCGATCTCGAGCTGGTGGACGTGTGCAATGAATTGGCCAATCGCGGCAAGCGGGTGATCGTGGCGGGACTCGATCAGGATTATCGCGGGCAACCGTTCGAGCCGATGCCGCAACTGATGGCCATCGCCGAATACGTGACCAAGACGCTCGCCATCTGCGTTCGATGCGGCAATCCGGCGAACTATTCGCAACGGTTAGTCCCAAGCGATGAGCGCGTGCTCGTCGGCGCCGCGGGCGTCTACGAGCCACGTTGTCGAAAGTGCTTTGTCCCGGGCATCGCCCCAGCTGAAGCGAGATCGGAGCGATGA
- a CDS encoding amidohydrolase — MKDRKWQWGVFLLLALASARTLAQERADLVLRGGKIVTMNPKQPQAEAIAIIGSRIARVGSAREVETLIGPGTRVIELNGRLVVPGFIESHGHLLGLGQSRLILDLRGAKSAEEVAQRVAQKVKEASPGEWILGRGWDQNEWPTREFPTHEVLDRVAPQNPVYLTRVDGHAAWANRRALEIAGITRETADPPGGRVIRDAQGRPTGVLIDRAMNLVARHIPPRSREENKRAILLAIEECLRSGITSFHDAGASREAIELYKELLREGKLTLRLYVMISGRDEALLREYLQRGPEIGLGDHQLTIRAIKLVADGALGSRGAALLEPYADEPGHTGLLILSEEEIYRIARQALAAGFQVNTHAIGDRANRVVLNAYERAFREFPNVRDHRFRIEHAQILDEADIPRFAQLGVIASMQAIHATSDMPWVPARLGEARTREGAYVWRKLLASGARIANGSDAPVEPLNPLLGFYAAITRQDERGNPPNGWYPEQRMTREEALRSFTLDAAYAAFEDHLKGSLEPGKLADLVVLSRDIMTIPPSEILRTEVDMTIVGGRIVYERSGARP; from the coding sequence ATGAAGGATCGAAAATGGCAATGGGGCGTGTTCCTTCTCCTCGCGCTCGCGAGCGCGAGGACGCTCGCTCAAGAGAGGGCGGACCTCGTCTTGCGCGGGGGGAAGATCGTGACGATGAATCCGAAGCAGCCACAGGCGGAAGCGATTGCGATCATTGGGTCTCGGATCGCTCGAGTCGGAAGCGCCCGCGAGGTCGAAACGCTGATCGGTCCGGGGACGCGCGTCATCGAGTTGAACGGACGGCTCGTCGTGCCGGGCTTCATCGAGTCGCACGGACATCTGTTGGGGCTCGGGCAGAGCCGGCTCATCCTCGATCTCCGCGGGGCCAAAAGCGCCGAAGAGGTCGCTCAACGTGTTGCGCAAAAAGTGAAGGAAGCGTCGCCTGGGGAGTGGATCCTCGGTCGCGGGTGGGATCAAAACGAATGGCCGACGCGCGAGTTCCCCACGCATGAGGTATTGGATCGCGTCGCGCCGCAGAATCCCGTGTACCTGACGCGCGTGGATGGACATGCCGCCTGGGCGAATCGGCGCGCGTTGGAGATAGCGGGCATCACGCGCGAGACGGCCGATCCGCCAGGCGGACGCGTGATTCGCGATGCCCAGGGACGTCCAACAGGCGTGCTCATAGATCGAGCGATGAATCTGGTGGCGCGCCATATCCCCCCGCGCAGCCGCGAGGAGAACAAGCGGGCGATCCTATTGGCCATCGAGGAGTGCTTGCGCTCGGGAATCACGAGCTTTCACGATGCCGGGGCGAGCCGCGAAGCCATCGAGTTGTACAAGGAATTGCTGCGGGAGGGGAAGCTGACGCTTCGGCTCTACGTGATGATCAGCGGGCGAGATGAAGCGCTGCTGCGCGAGTATTTGCAACGCGGGCCGGAGATCGGTCTCGGCGATCATCAATTGACGATTCGCGCGATCAAGCTCGTCGCCGACGGAGCCCTCGGATCGCGCGGCGCGGCGCTTTTGGAGCCATATGCGGACGAACCTGGACACACGGGATTGCTCATCCTCTCCGAGGAGGAGATTTATCGCATCGCCCGACAGGCGCTCGCCGCCGGATTTCAAGTCAACACGCACGCCATCGGCGATCGAGCCAATCGCGTCGTCCTCAACGCTTACGAGCGCGCCTTCCGCGAATTCCCGAACGTGCGGGATCACCGCTTTCGGATCGAGCACGCGCAGATCTTAGACGAGGCGGACATCCCGCGATTCGCTCAGCTCGGTGTGATCGCCTCGATGCAAGCGATCCACGCGACATCGGACATGCCATGGGTACCGGCTCGCCTTGGGGAAGCGCGAACGCGCGAAGGCGCCTACGTGTGGCGAAAATTGCTCGCGAGCGGCGCGCGCATCGCCAATGGCTCGGACGCTCCCGTCGAACCGCTGAATCCGCTGCTCGGATTTTACGCCGCGATCACGCGACAAGATGAGCGGGGGAATCCTCCGAACGGTTGGTATCCCGAGCAGCGGATGACGCGCGAAGAAGCGTTGCGCTCGTTCACGCTCGATGCGGCATATGCGGCCTTCGAGGACCATTTGAAGGGCTCGCTGGAGCCGGGGAAGTTAGCCGATCTGGTCGTCCTCTCTCGGGACATCATGACGATCCCCCCATCGGAGATCTTGCGGACGGAAGTGGACATGACGATCGTGGGAGGACGAATCGTCTACGAGCGGTCCGGCGCTCGACCGTGA